From Astatotilapia calliptera chromosome 19, fAstCal1.2, whole genome shotgun sequence, a single genomic window includes:
- the LOC113012145 gene encoding zinc finger protein 501-like, with product MAPVFPADVQQLLVIKEEIPYECSPNLDHHDSELLHIKEEQEELWKSQEGEQLSGLEDNISGFPFTAVHVKSEDDDEKPQFSTLHQSQTENSRETEPPASSSAEQIKTEINEEDSGPPESEPHANCHLQSNTDGETSESSKTEVSEDDDWQEPLSDFGPETDDNDSGLNNSRGSSVNKDVGFKIAKQSLGCSECGKQFVCKQSLRKHVTCHSEKRSSNSLVNEKHCRVDQNCDSHMTVHTGEKSVSCDDCGKRFNQMRDLKIHTRVHTGERPFDCSECGKRFRYQGSLYVHMRLHGGEKPFSCNKCGKRFNLKTNLNRHLRSHTEEKPFSCHICGQRFNYKRNLNMHIRVHTGEKPFSCDDCGQKFNQNRDLRRHMRVHTEEKPYVCGDCGKKFSYQCNLKRHMALHKGEKHFTCGVCGNSFNREGNLKIHMRVHTGEKPFGCDTCGKRFNQKIHLETHIRVHTGEKPFDCEFCGKRFRHQCNLKIHMKGHTE from the coding sequence tgtttcctgcaGATGTCCAGCAGCTGTTGGTGATAAAAGAAGAGATTCCCTATGAATGCAGCCCTAATCTGGACCATCATGACTCAGAGCTTCTTCACATaaaggaggaacaggaggaactcTGGAAAAGTCAAGAGGGAGAACAGCTCAGTGGGCTGGAGGACAATATCTCTGGGTTCCCATTCACTGCTGTTCATGTGAAgagtgaagatgatgatgagaaACCTCAGTTCTCAACACTTCATCAAAGCcaaactgaaaacagcagagagacagagcCTCCAGCTAGCAGCTCAGCTgaacagataaaaacagaaatcaatgaAGAAGACAGTGGACCACCAGAATCAGAACCACATGCAAACTGTCATTTACAATCTAATACTGATGGAGAGACTTCAGAGTCTTCTAAGACGGAAGTCAGTGAGGACGATGATTGGCAGGAACCTTTGTCAGATTTTGGACCAGAAACTGATGACAACGACAGCGggttaaacaacagcagaggGTCAAGTGTAAATAAGGATGTGGGATTTAAGATTGCAAAACAGTCTTTAGGTTGCTCTGAGTGTGGTAAACAGTTTGTCTGCAAGCAGTCTCTTCGGAAGCATGTGACATGTCACTCAGAAAAAAGGTCTTCCAACAGTTTGGTTAATGAGAAACATTGTAGAGTGGATCAAAACTGTGATTCTCATATGAccgtccacacaggagagaaatcAGTTAGCTGTGACGATTGTGGTAAAAGATTTAATCAAATGAGAGATCTTAAAATACACACACGGGTCCACACAGGAGAAAGACCATTTGATTGCAGTGAGTGTGGCAAAAGATTTAGATATCAAGGAAGTTTGTATGTACACATGAGACTCCATGGTGGAGAGAAACCATTTTCTTGTAATAAATGCGGTAAAAGGTTTAACCTCAAGACAAATCTTAACAGACACTTAAGATCCCACACTGAAGAGAAACCGTTTAGCTGTCACATTTGTGGACAAAGATTTAACTATAAAAGAAATCTTAACATGCACATAAGAgtgcacacaggagagaaaccttTTAGTTGTGACGATTGTGGACAAAAATTTAACCAAAACAGAGATCTTAGGAGACACATGAGAGTTCACACAGAAGAGAAACCGTATGTCTGTGGCGATTGTGGTAAAAAATTTAGTTATCAGTGTAATCTGAAGAGACACATGGCACTTCACAAAGGAGAGAAACATTTTACTTGTGGGGTTTGTGGTAACAGCTTTAACAGAGAGGGGAATTTAAAGATACACATgagagtccacacaggagagaaaccatttgGCTGTGACACCTGTGGTAAAAGGTTTAACCAAAAGATACATCTTGAGACGCACATCAgagttcacacaggtgagaaaccttTTGACTGTGAGTTTTGTGGCAAAAGATTTAGACACCAGTGTAATCTAAAGATACACATGAAAGGTCACACAGAATAG